One Oncorhynchus clarkii lewisi isolate Uvic-CL-2024 chromosome 31, UVic_Ocla_1.0, whole genome shotgun sequence DNA segment encodes these proteins:
- the LOC139390680 gene encoding clathrin interactor 1-like, with the protein MMNMWKVRELVDKATNVVMNYSEVETKVREATNDDPWGPSGQQMAEISRCTFMYEQFPEVINMLWNRMLRDNKKNWRRVYKSLLLLSHLIRNGSERVVTSAREHIYDLRSLESYHFVDENGKDQGVNVRQKVKEMVDLIQDDDRLREERKKAKKNKDKYIGVSSDSIGGGFSRYTGDRYDSSSSGGNEGSSRGKWDEDWKRDQGQFPFSEKLGEISDKIGSTIDDTINKFRKQSRDDSPDRFSDNEEERSRPSRNGQSGRSVFKDEEETVTTKSVQIVQATETTATRKRGGIPSKTVSLGAAAHYTGDKSPDTSAKQTPSAAAPQPSSSGLADLFMVDTGPSQPAAATDLIGGFADFSSPAASVGLSTVPASSGNSDFGDWNAFPDGQAPVPTPFAQPLAPSNTDLFGALAPSSALAPSSALAPSSALAPSSALAPSSALAPSSALAPASADLFDLMGPVQTQSLSASQSLTFNMTSTQNVTSTMPHSTSLPFQVMSGPLQPQQQQQVMLGTQGSMGSAIPSTWSDSSVNISLDFLAPGVQPPKPAQPTLKTLQGVQPLPPVNMLSQGFAGMGLAPSPIRTPTTPMMYPGAGMGMAPSQGMMAMGMAPSQGMMGMGMNMGAMPQANMTMGMRMPAMSMGAGMVQQQPKQGVDAFADFGNFRK; encoded by the exons AACCAATGTGGTGATGAACTACTCGGAGGTGGAGACTAAGGTGAGGGAGGCCACCAACGATGACCCCTGgggaccttcaggacagcagatgGCAGAGATTTCCAG atGTACGTTTATGTATGAGCAGTTTCCTGAGGTGATAAACATGCTTTGGAACAGGATGCTCCGGGACAACAAGAAGAACTGGAGAAGGGTCTACAAG TCTCTGCTGTTGTTGTCCCACCTCATCAGGAACGGTTCAGAGAGAGTTGTCACCAGCGCCAGAGAACACATCTACGACCTACGATCTCTAGAGAGCTACCACTTCGTAG ATGAGAACGGTAAGGACCAGGGAGTGAACGTGCGTCAGAAGGTGAAGGAGATGGTGGATCTAATCCAGGATGATGAtagactgagagaggagaggaagaaggcaaAGAAGAACAAAGACAAATACATTGGAGTTTCCTCTGACAGTATTgggggagggttcagcagataca CGGGTGATCGCTATGACTCCAGCAGCTCTGGCGGTAACGAGGGAAGCAGCAGAGGGAAGTGGGATGAGGACTGGAAGAGAGACCAAGGCCAGTTCCCCTTCAGTGAGAAACTGGGGGAGATCAGTGATAAGATCGGCAGCACCATCGATGACACAATCAACAAGTTCAGGAAGCAGAGCAGAGATGATTCACCAGACCGATTCAG TGACAACGAGGAGGAGCGAAGTCGCCCGTCACGGAACGGCCAGTCTGGGAGGTCGGTGTTCAAAGACGAGGAGGAAACCGTGACGACCAAGAGTGTCCAGATCGTTCAGGCAACAGAAACCACAGCCACCAGGAAGAGAGGCGGGATTCCATCCAAAACTGTGTCCCTGGGAGCCGCGGCCCACTACACAGGAGACAAAAGCCCCGATACCTCCGccaaacag acTCCGTCCGCAGCAGCACCTCAGCCCTCCAGTAGTGGTCTGGCTGACCTATTCATGGTAGATACAGGACCCAGCCAGCCTGCAGCAGCCACCG ACCTGATCGGAGGATTTGCTGACTTTTCTTCTCCTGCTGCCTCTGTCGGCCTCTCCACAGTACCTG CCTCTAGTGGGAACAGTGATTTTGGGGACTGGAATGCTTTCCCTGATGgccaggcccccgtccccaccCCTTTCGCCCAGCCTCTGGCCCCTAGCAACACTGACCTGTTTGGGGCTCTGGCTCCCAGCTCTGCCCTGGCTCCCAGCTCTGCCCTGGCTCCCAGCTCTGCCCTGGCTCCCAGCTCTGCCCTGGCTCCCAGCTCTGCCCTGGCTCCCAGCTCTGCCCTGGCTCCAGCCTCAGCTGACCTGTTTGATCTGATGGGTCCGGTCcagactcagtctctctctgcctctcagagCCTCACCTTCAATATGACCAGCACACAGAACGTGACCAGTACCATGCCACATTCCACATCACTG cccttccaggtgatgagcggtccgttgcagccccagcagcagcagcaagtcATGCTGGGTACCCAGGGTTCCATGGGGTCAGCGATCCCCTCCACATGGTCTGACTCCTCGGTCAACATCAGTCTGGACTTCCTGGCACCCGGCGTACAGCCTCCCAAACCCGCCCAGCCCACCCTCAAAACCCTCCAAG gAGTCCAGCCCCTCCCACCTGTCAACATGCTCTCGCAGGGATTCGCCGGCATGGGCCTCGCCCCCTCCCCCATCAGAACCCCTACAACTCCCATGATGTACCCCGGTGCTGGGATGGGCATGGCCCCCAGCCAGGGCATGATGGCAATGGGCATGGCCCCCAGCCAGGGCATGATGGGAATGGGCATGAACATGGGTGCTATGCCCCAGGCTAACATGACCATGGGCATGAGGATGCCAGCCATGTCTATGGGTGCTGGCATGGTACAGCAGCAGCCCAAGCAAGGAGTGGACGCCTTTGCGGATTTCGGCAACTTCAGGAAGTGA